From Sardina pilchardus chromosome 9, fSarPil1.1, whole genome shotgun sequence, a single genomic window includes:
- the atad3 gene encoding ATPase family AAA domain containing 3 has product MSWLFGLNRGQSEAPPEMPVPPPPPPPAGGSGGSSGDRPKDKWSNFDPTGLERAAKAAKDLDQSRHAKEALELARMQEHNVQMEHQTKIKEYEAALEQLKGDQIRIQSEERRKTLQEETKQNQARAQYQDKLARQRYDDQLRQQQAINEENLRRQEESVHKQEAMRKATIEHEMELRHKNEMLRIEAESKARGRVERENADIIREQIRLKAAEHRQTVLESIQTAGAVFGEGFRAFVSDWDKVTATVAGLTLLAVGVYSARNATGVAGRYIEARLGKPSLVRETSRITVGEAIKHPIKVSKRLSSKPQDALEGVVLSPGLEERVRDIAIATRNTRQNRGLYRNILMYGPPGTGKTLFAKKLAMHSGMDYAIMTGGDVAPMGREGVTAMHKVFDWANTSRRGLLLFVDEADAFLRKRSTEKISEDLRATLNAFLYRTGEQSNKFMMVLASNQPEQFDWAINDRIDEIVNFALPGPEERERLVRLYFDRYVLEPATGGKQRLKLAQFDYGEKCSEIAKRTEGMSGREISKLGVAWQAAAYSSEDGVLTEAMIDARVEEAIKQHRQKMDWLHTEATGGAGEGAVGAAMDPGKMGFTLPHGTPPPQAFSGNILELLSPSRDSKAGAGTGNGTKSEAPPPRDGTPV; this is encoded by the exons ATGTCTTGGCTGTTCGGCCTTAACAGAGGGCAGTCTGAAGCTCCTCCGGAGATGCCGGtgccgccacctccacctccgccgGCCGGAGGATCCGGTGGATCTAGCGGTGATAGACCCAAGGACAAATGGAGCAACTTTGATCCAACGGGGCTGGAACGTGCGGCCAAGGCAGCCAAAGACCTTGATCAATCAC GACATGCCAAAGAGGCCTTGGAATTGGCTCGGATGCAGGAGCATAATGTTCAAATGGAGCATCAGACCAAAATAAAG GAGTATGAGGCGGCATTGGAGCAGCTGAAAGGCGACCAGATTCGCATCCAGtccgaggagaggaggaagacctTGCAAGAGGAGACCAAGCAGAACCAGGCT CGGGCACAGTACCAGGACAAGCTGGCAAGGCAGAGGTATGATGACCAGCTCCGACAACAG CAAGCCATCAATGAAGAGAACTTACGCAGGCAAGAAGAGTCTGTCCATAAGCAGGAGGCCATGAGAAAAG CCACCATCGAACATGAGATGGAGTTGCGTCACAAGAACGAGATGCTTCGCATAGAGGCGGAGTCTAAAGCGCGGGGACGCGTGGAGCGGGAGAACGCCGACATCATCCGCGAGCAGATCCGCCTGAAGGCCGCTGAACACCGACAGACTGTCCTGGAGAGCATACA AACTGCGGGGGCAGTGTTTGGAGAAGGGTTCCGGGCCTTTGTGTCAGACTGGGATAAGGTCACTGCTACG GTGGCAGGACTCACTCTGCTTGCAGTCGGCGTCTACTCGGCGCGGAACGCCACGGGCGTGGCCGGGCGCTACATCGAGGCTCGTCTCGGCAAGCCCTCGCTGGTCCGCGAGACGTCCCGCATTACGGTGGGCGAAGCCATCAAGCATCCAATCAAG gtgtcaAAGCGTCTGAGCAGCAAGCCTCAGGATGCTCTGGAGGGGGTTGTGCTTAGT CCTGGCCTGGAGGAGCGTGTGCGTGACATCGCCATAGCAACGAGGAACACGCGGCAGAACCGAGGACTGTACCGCAACATCCTGATGTACGGCCCACCGGGCACTGGCAAGACCCTCTTTGCCAAA AAATTGGCAATGCATTCTGGCATGGATTACGCCATCATGACAGGTGGTGATGTGGCACCAATGGGACGCGAGGGCGTAACGGCCATGCACAAGGTGTTCGACTGGGCCAACACCAGCAGACGAGG CCTCCTGCTCTTCGTTGATGAAGCCGACGCATTCCTCCGCAAAAGATCCACC GAGAAAATCAGTGAGGATCTGAGAGCGACACTAAATGCATTCCTGTACCGCACTGGAGAACAGAGCAACAA GTTCATGATGGTCTTGGCCAGTAACCAGCCGGAGCAGTTTGACTGGGCCATAAACGACCGCATTGACGAGATCGTCAACTTCGCCCTGCCAGGGCCGGAGGAGCGGGAGAGGCTGGTGCGCCTGTACTTTGACCGATATGTGCTGGAGCCAGCCACTGGGGGGAAACA GAGGCTGAAGCTGGCCCAGTTTGACTACGGAGAGAAGTGCTCGGAGATCGCCAAGCGGACGGAGGGCATGTCGGGTCGAGAGATCTCCAAACTGGGCGTCGCCTGGCAG GCGGCGGCGTACTCCTCTGAAGATGGCGTGCTGACGGAGGCCATGATCGATGCGCGGGTGGAGGAGGCCATAAAGCAGCACCGGCAGAAGATGGACTGGCTCCACACGGAGGCCAcggggggggcaggggagggcGCCGTCGGGGCAGCCATGGACCCGGGCAAGATGGGCTTCACGTTGCCTCACGGAACACCTCCGCCGCAGGCCTTCTCTGGGAACATTCTAGAGTTACTATCCCCCTCCAGGGACAGCAAAGCGGGGGCGGGGACAGGCAACGGGACAAAATCAGAAGCACCGCCTCCCAGGGACGGCACCCCTGTCTAA
- the ssu72 gene encoding RNA polymerase II subunit A C-terminal domain phosphatase SSU72, with protein MPSHPLRVAVVCSSNQNRSMEAHNILSKRGFDVRSFGTGSHVKLPGPAPDKPNVYDFKITYEQMYNDLVRKDKELYTQNGILHMLDRNKRIKARPERFQSCKDQFDLVVTCEERVYDQVLEELNSREQETFQPVHVINVDIQDNHEEATLGAFLICELCQCIQHTDDMENEMDELLQEFEEKSGRPFLHTVCFY; from the exons ATGCCGAGCCACCCGCTTCGCGTGGCGGTTGTGTGCTCGAGCAACCAGAACCGCAGCATGGAAGCTCACAACATCCTCAG CAAGCGTGGGTTTGACGTGCGATCATTTGGGACGGGATCACACGTGAAATTGCCAGGCCCAGCACCGGACAAGCCCAACGTGTATGACTTCAAAATCACTTACGAGCAGATGTACAACGATTTGGTCCGCAAGGACAAAGAACT atacacacagaacGGAATCCTTCACATGCTGGATCGCAACAAGCGCATCAAGGCACGACCAGAGCGCTTCCAGAGCTGCAAGGACCAGTTTGACCTGGTCGTCACCTGTGAGGAGAGGGTCTATGACCAGGTGCTAGAGG AACTGAACTCGCGTGAGCAGGAGACCTTCCAGCCGGTACACGTGATCAACGTGGACATTCAGGACAACCACGAGGAGGCCACTCTCGGAGCCTTCCTCATTTGTGAGCTCTGCCAGTGT ATCCAGCACACTGACGACATGGAGAACGAGATGGACGAGCTGCTGCAGGAGTTTGAGGAGAAGAGCGGCCGGCCCTTCCTCCACACCGTCTGCTTCTACTGA
- the tmem240b gene encoding transmembrane protein 240 has protein sequence MLEWLWGCAWGKQSRAPVGAPSVSAFNRGQLLFQQVEPRAAVNWRVNVGNRRVLEVLHIILSTMMFMILGAAIVMAVACLTDMNALLDRFHNYILPHLRGEDRVCHCNCGRHHVHYVIPYDGDQSLVDSSENYFVSSGVTKQEMDLMLGLLLGFCLSWLLLWLDGVLQCALRAWRSSPHHDIVPWEWLSRVCNLRELRRRLQLRLLEDSGGNMVHIKQKLYHNGHPSPRHL, from the exons ATGCTTGAGTGGCTGTGGGGGTGTGCctgg GGAAAGCAGAGTCGTGCCCCGGTGGGAGCTCCATCTGTGAGCGCCTTCAACCGAGGACAGCTGTTATTTCAGCAGGTGGAACCACGGGCTGCCGTGAACTGGAGGGTGAACGTAGGGAATCGTCGAGTTTTGGAAGTTTTGCACATAATTCTGAGCACCATGATGTTTATGATTCTCGGGGCTGCCATAGTAATG GCGGTAGCGTGTTTAACGGACATGAACGCTCTTCTGGATCGCTTTCACAACTATATCTTACCACATTTAAGAGGAGAGGACCGCGTCTGTCATTGCAACTGTGGAAG GCACCACGTGCACTATGTGATCCCGTACGACGGGGACCAGTCGCTGGTGGACTCCTCGGAGAACTACTTTGTGAGCAGCGGCGTCACCAAGCAGGAGATGGACCTGATGCTGGGCCTGCTGCTGGGCTTCTGCCTGAgctggctgctgctgtggctggacGGGGTGCTGCAGTGCGCCCTGCGGGCCTGGAGATCCAGCCCACACCACG ACATCGTGCCGTGGGAGTGGCTGTCCCGGGTGTGTAACCTGCGGGAGCTGCGCAGGCGGCTGCAGCTGCGGCTGCTGGAGGACTCTGGGGGGAACATGGTGCACATCAAGCAGAAGCTCTACCACAACGGCCACCCCAGCCCTCGCCACCTCTGA